A segment of the Phoenix dactylifera cultivar Barhee BC4 chromosome 15, palm_55x_up_171113_PBpolish2nd_filt_p, whole genome shotgun sequence genome:
CTTGGGAAGTTGATGCATGGATATATGATACCTGGAAAAGTGATTTGTGTATGTCCTTAATAAAGGGAAAGACCTTATCCCTCTATTTAAAAGCTTAAGagcatttttggaaaaaatatcCTAATTTTCAGCTGGTGGGAATTAGACTTTTTCATGTCCCATAAGGGTTTTTCATTCCATGAAATGTGAGAATTTTATTCCCATGGGAAAACTATTTTTCTGTCTCtcctctttgaaaactccaaccaaatatgatgcaattttttattttttcattagccacactttcccccctccacTTCCAgcgaaccaaatgagtcctTGCAGTTTTTCTTGTTAATGCAGAATATAGATTGACACTGTTCTTTATAAGTGATTTCTTGCTCATTAAAGTAAAAAAGAGTGATATCTTGTTTTGTTGGTTGGTATATACTCTATAGTTTGCCTCAGACTATCACAGTTTGCTGCTTCTTTTTAAAGGGCTAATGCTGTTTTGGGTCACCGTTTAACGTATGGACTGCTGTGTTGCAGTATCCCTGCATTCCTTTTTTGCTACTTGGCTCTTTTTATGGATTTTGGTTGGTGGTTGATTAGGGTGCCTGTAGTTTTTTATTTTGACTTTATAACTGTTCAAGTCTCTGTTGATTAAATGCTGTGAGTCCATTGGGTCCTCATTGTATCTTCTTTAGTTCCTTGCTCCATTGcacatttttatatttaaaataaaacattctGACAATtgcagttttctttttatgcttcATAGAACTCTGATGCTCTTCCATGGGtgacttttttctctttttagggAGGTGAGGCTGTATTGCTGAGGGCACTGAATCTAGTGTACAGGAACAAGGAGGACTATGTGGCCGTGCTCTTTTATGCTTCATGGTGCCCTTTCTCTAAAATTTTGCGACCAAATTTCCAGGTTTTATCTTCCTTGTTTCCGACGATTCGTCATTTTGCATTTGAAGAATCTGTCATCAGGCCAAGGTATGTTGAAATTTTATTCATCATTTAGTTTTCACCATTGCTTGTGGGTCCATTTTAAtgtctaaaatttataaattgcaGCATACTCTCTAGGTATGGTGTTCATGGTTTCCCTACTCTTTTTCTCTTAAATTCTACAATGCGAGTGCGATATCACGGATCACGAACAATCAATTCCCTTGTTGCTTTCCACAATGGTGTTACAGGTGAGTCGGCTCGCAGACTTTAGGTCATAATTGCAATTTACTTCATCCTTCTGCAGAGGAATTGCTTTGCCTCCCTCAGGATGTTCCTGAAATGGCTGTGAACCAGGGCTTTTGGGGAAACAGCAAGGGCAAAATTGGCAACCTAGCCCCAAAGGCACTAACAACTGGGTTTAAACCTATTTTGGGGAGCTTCTTGTGAAAACATAGCAGCACTCTTCTGTAAAATATCCGCGTAATCTGTTTCACCACTACAGTCCATGGCTCTAGTTATCATGAAACATCATGATGGGTTCTTTAGGTTAACATGGATTCATATTAACTGAACTGCTTGCATGTGGGTCCTTGATTTGCATTCATTTGCAGTGTATCTGCGATTGTCATCTGTTTGTGTAACATTTGTTTGATATGGCTGCACCATGGACATgtgataattttattttaatctcATATAGGTGCTAATCCTGCATCACTTTATCCAATACACTTGGAGAAAACTGTGGACCCATCAAATGATACTGAACTCAAGGAAGGCAATGAACAAGAAAATTGCCCGTTCTCATGGGCAAGGTCACCAGAGAAACTGCTTCAACAGGATACATATCTGGCACTGGCCAGCACCTTTGTGATATTGAGATTGCTGTATGTCCTCCTTCCAAAACTAAATGCTTGTGTCAAGCGGGCTTGGGGGAGGCATATGTGGTACGCGAGCTTGACTGGCCTGCAAGATCGCTTGCTGGCTTATCTTGAGCAAGCTAAACAAGGTTTCAACAGATTGAATCCATGCAAAAGAGGCAATTTGCAGGTAGGAGCAATGAATGCAAGAGCATGGGCTTCCAAGTCCCTGGCATCAGTCTCCATTGGCGAGCCGAGCTCTGGAAGATCACACTCTGTAGGCAATAGGAGATAAGGATGATACTAGGTAACCTTTTCAACATCCTCTGTATAGTAGATGGGATATACTAAACAGAGATCAAGCTTGTTTTCATTTTAAATTGTGATGGGTTGTGGCAATTCTCACGACAGCCTATCCGTAGGTAGGAGCTCATTTAAAATTTCAACCGTTACCTtttttgtaagataattttattTACTTAATGAGATTGAAGAGATATCCCTTCTGTATTGCTGTAGTTGTAGCTAGTTGCTGCTCCACCTTGATACGAACATAACCAGTCCTCGGTATGTTCCCATGTCACATACTTACAATAAAGTCATGTAGCCTATTAGTCGCAGAAGATCGTGATTCAGATGATTACTTATGCAATCCTTTGCAATGCACCATGGAAGTGGGGGATGGTGCATGTATGCCATTGGCACAAGCACAGGTTTGCAAAAGAAGTTTCTCTTTAAGAAACGAACTTTGAATGTGATTAGTTGAATTGCGTAGGCGACAGCAGTATTGCTTGCAACTATTGTGAATCCGTCAGCCTGTTGTTAGACTTCGGGTCATCCAAGTTACTGAACCTTATCATTTGGTAATGTTAATCGTGCTGTGGATAACTTACCAAAGCAGAAGAGAGAGACTCTTCATTCCCCAAGCAAGAATTCTGTTTCTTATATGGAGCCTGAAAATTGTTGTTTAGTAGATGGGAGACGCAGCGTTACCATTAGAAATGGATTTTCATGATGGATTTATCTTCGAGACTCCATGATAAACAAAGGAATTTTTGTGAGTCAAATTATTGAACAAGCTACGTTGGTTGAGAAGGATGTTGGCACGGGTTTTGGaccatgaaataattattctaatccatttgttttctctctctcatcATCAAATCCCTTCAGTTTTGCTGTTAATTATTCTTTAACGTGCACTTTTACATGCACGAGTTGCGTGCGTGCACACATAACGCGAACACCCATATGGAGTGTATgcgcatgtgtgtgtgtgtatatgcatATACGGGTGCATGGATTTCTAGGTACAAGAGAGAGACTGCTCTTCTTCGAGTATCATTGAAGCCCAATCATTTTACCATCAAAATGATGGATGTTTTATGAGGTTCTGCATCATTGATCCTAACTTGCAGATCCCAAAAATACtcgaaaaagggggaaaaaaaaatcaaagtttaTAATCTATATATTAAGTggtctaaaaataataattttatttttatactaatataatgttttgatttgatgTATGGTTTGAAAGAACTAAAACCAAATTTTGCTCATCTAGATTATAAGTTGTATAACTCAAAGTGAATAgctagaatttaaaatttatatgtaTCTTCATCCAtatgaatataataatattattgttaTCCATATTGTACCTAGTTGATGCATCAATGAATGGTGTCTAAAACATTTCATTTTAAAATGTTGAAAATATTGAATATCATAATGAACAATGTGGATTGTCAATTAACACATTCATCATAGTTTTTCATAGACATGATCAAGATTCGCTGTTTCGGTACCGGACCCCCTACTGGTGCTACATTAGCACagtgtcggtatggtatggaatttttttttaacgtaCCAAATATCGGTATGCCACTCATATTAATATTGCTACTAaattggtatggtacggtacgctccGTATCATtcagttcggaccggtacggcatactATGAACAGgatcaaaattttaattcttgTACTGTGTTTGTGCATGCACAAACGATGGAACTTAGAAGAGTATGAAACGAAGTCATTATGCGAGCTGAGAAAGTTTGAACTTAAGCCAACTAGTGGAGTCCCATATCCTGAGATGGAAATAGAGTGTCCTTCAAGTCATTTACTTTGTGTTGGTTCAATGCACTACATTTCATAAAATTTGGATTGTATTATCTATGCTGTAAATGACGATTGAAAGTAAAACTTTTTCTGCATAGCATAAGACTGAATATCTATTACACTAtccaatgacattcaaaaactaTTACAACCCTATGGCTGAAGATTCTTCAGAACCATACAGCTTACATTGTTTTATATCAGATCCGTTGAGATTTTACTTTTCCTGTATCCTCTGATCCTCTCTTTTGGGCAGATGGCTCCTTTTCATGAAGAAACAAAAGGTTAATGCAAAGATGTCAGAGATTGTGTAAGCTCTTCAAAAGGGGAGGCACCAGGGGGCTTCACCTGTAGCTAAGTCATGCACCAAGGAGGTGCCCCTTTCAAAGACTCTAATTCTTTTGACCGAAAAACTATCAGCAAAGCTTAAACGAAAAGGATTGATGTTATCAGAAAATACTGTTTTTCCCACTTCCACCTCATTCAAATATACGAAATTGAAGAAGGCCTCCGCTGGCAGGAAGAGAATCACCATAAAGAATTCTGAACTACAAGAAAGCTAGATGCCTGGATTAGCAAGAGATCTAGCGAGTTATACAGTCATGCCAAGTGGTGGTGACGACCGATTTGACACGGTATCCAGAATCCCAGATCAAATACAGTAGTGAAAAGGTCTTTGTAAAAATGTTCAGCTAAGCAGGTGTTTTTTGGTGTCATCTCACCAGAACGAATAAGTCTCTAGATGAATAAAAATCTACTTGACCcataaaaaatagaaatggTTTTGTTACATTATATAATAAATGGTATATGTGATTGTAGAGCAGTATGCTTCTGGAATATTGAGGCATCTAACAGAAGCTAAACTCCATCATCCCATATAGATGGGTGAGTTTGAAATCCTGGAGTGACTCCATGAGAAAAAAATGTGTGTGTCCTATTGgaacataaaataatataatatccaTCATTTCAGGAGAAGCTTCCTAGATTCTGAGTACCACCGGATGTAACATGACTCCAGATTTGGCCAGTCGGAGTCGGGGCAGGACATGAAGTGATGGAGCCAGAGTGCCATGACTTCCTCCTGCTGTTCCCAGCCTAACTTCTTGATCATCTCCTCCAGCACCATCACCATCTCCGCTCTTTCCCCGCTGCTCATTATGGGAGTGTCTGTGCCATTGCTGGCGTGGCAGAGCAATGGCAGCCATGAAGTCAACATCGCCATCTGACAGTTGGCTACGGATCCATCTTCGTCTTCTCCTTTCCATTCTTCCATTTCTTTAGACTTGGCATGCTTGAATAAGAATGCTGCAGGAAAAAATTCTTTCATTCAGCATAAAGTCTTGTCCAAGTTATATTCAAAAATGTCATTTTTGACAAGGTACTAATAATGTTAAAACCGTAATAGTTCGATAAATGAGATGCTTGTTCTTGCTTTATGAAAATGAACTCATAAGACTCGAAACTGCTGCGAAGGGGATTATCTATTTCAGCAAACCTTTAGATTCTTTCAATATAACAGCTATTTGTCCATATCATTACATGTGGCTACTACTCTCCAACTGGTGAATGCCAAAGAAATGTATCTTGTGGTAGATTAAAAAAGTACAAGAAGAATATTCAAGTTCTTGTAAATGGTTTCATTTAGAAATGTCAAAACATATGCAAAAAATGCAAATTTTGTTGGTTTGCGGCAATTAAGAACTGGGGAAAGCAAGAATGTTCTTAAGAAGCCTAGATAAAATCCCTCCAGAACCGCAACAGATTTACAAGCAAGAGCAATGCATAGGGATGAGGTTTAATCTCATCATTTGAGAAGATTGTGTTTATAATATGCATAATTGATTCCAATAATGTAGCCTCTCGATGATCTTGAAAACTCAGCTGAGAACTTAGTGAAAGACTACTTTCAATTATCTTAGCAACCTTAGAAAGGGAGATCCTACATCTCTTGAACTCTTCAGAACTGCAAAGCATTTATGTCGATGCCTATTGCACCAGTTCAAAGGAAGAACACTGTTGTAATTTcttgtatgcatgtatatatctaTGTGTTTATCGATCGATGCATGCACTATATGTCTGTGTCTGCAAGTGTCATATCTTTTCCAATCAAGTTCAGAGAACATCTTTTGTAAAAATTTGAATATGTGGTTCTCTACTATAAAGATATCTCTAGTAATTTGAACACAGAGGACTTTAGAACTAGAAATATGAGCTACTAAGAATGGCCAACAAGATAATGCTATCCATGGTAGTTTGACAGCTCTAGAACACCTTCTCACATCCATTTCCAGAGTTGTCTGTGATGCAAAGTAGGTGACAGAGAATCTGGGCAGTGCACAGAACTGCAATGGGTGGTAGAACCCTTTAGTGAGATCACAAGAGAGCTTCATATTACATATTATATATTGTACCCATTGTAAATCAATAAGCAAAGCAAGATCAAGGCAGTGGATAAAAATGATGTCAGCAGGATGACCTTTTTTTGGTAGAAATGGAGTGTGGATGGGTATGACCTTTTTCTTTAGAATGTAATATCAAGCTTCTAGATTAACCACCCAATATCTGAAAAGAACATATGCTGCAAGCATTACTTTTAATGCATATGTTCCATACCGTACCGAACTAAACGGTATCGAACGtattgtaccgtaccggttcggtatcggTACCGATGGTGTACTGATACTCGGTACGCAAAAAAAACAGCGTACCGTACTGTACtgatactatgctagtgtggcactgatACGGAGTCCAGTACCGGCGAACCTTGATTAATACATATTGGAACAAACTGAAAAGGGTTTTTGATGTCATTTAGGTAAAATATATGGTGATAGAGCTTAAGGGCAAGGACGAAGTCAAGCCAGTACTAAAGCAGGAAGGGTTGCTCTAATTTAGTCTCTATAATATGGTTACAAGTTGATGTTGTCATGTTTTCGGTAATTGATTGCAATTTACATGCCATTTTCAAGTTTGGAGTATACCTCTCGCGTCTTAGAAAATTCTTATTGTGAATATCATAAGTGTATGAATGCTTTCTTGTTTTAGTATATATTATGCTACTATTTCAAAGAAAGGCAATGAGTGCTTGGCCTTCCAAGTGAAAGGCCTCGCCTAAGGGATTTGAAACGTTTCTAAATTGAAAATTGAGGACTCTAATGCAACTTGTTACCCTCTGTGTTCAGATTTCAAAATGATTTGATATTTTGTACCAGTTGAAAGGCTGGAGCGATGTTAAGCATAATAGTTGGCCATTATTTTTAGATAGCCTTCCAATCCGCACTCAAATATTATCATCATTCTAGCCTTCTCCTGACCTGGTGGGATTGGCTTACAGCACAATTCTACTAATGAGAGAGGACCGTTGATCAGTGCATAAcatgatgactctttgaaagtTGGTAATAAAATCTAATAAAGGCAACTTTAAGCAAGAGATGAACCTGCAGTTCGAGGGCTCTCACCCATTCTCTCCGCTCTCTCCGCCTGCTCAAGCAAgctccactctctctctctctctctctctctctctctctctctctctctctctcggttccTATGCCCGTTGCGAAGCCTCCTCCCTTTTCTCTCGCCAAAACCGGATGCCCTCCCGATCCGGATACCAATCGCGAAGCCTTAAGACTGCTTCGAGCCTTCCCCATTGTTGGACATCTCCCTGTCATCGCAAAGCCCTCGCAACGCTCTTCGACTCTCACGTAAGTTCGGAAGCCTcggcctctctcctctctctccctccctattTCGAGAATGAGATGGTACCGACCCGTACCGTATTGGTCACCGATCAGGCACGACCGATTAAAGTGGCTTGGTAAGTACTACAAAATCTAGCGGCACCAACTGAATCCAGCTGGAATGATTTTCACCCCGAGTTCATGAAAACAGTGCGCTGTATTGCTACAGACAGCAAGCCGGCTGTCAAAAGCGTCAATTCAACGTCATAACGCTACGTGGCATCCAACAATTAAATAGTTGGACTATCTCAAGTTAACACTACAACATTGGATCCTTAAACGTTCGGATCGTCCCCTCGTGAGTTCGGTTGAGCTAGACCTAGCTCGCGTCCGAGTCGCGTGGCCGAAATCGAGCGGAGGATTAAAATTaggatttttttgcatgaatacccttctaaaaatttaaatttatgtgAATGCCCtctttaatttatatttatttttgtaccctcataaaatattatttttcacaaatgcatctaatataacggtttttctaacaccattaataaaaatcatatttattttaattaaaaataaaataaaattttaaaattatttctttGTCCTCCATCGCGATCAgtttataaatgtttctttttataCATCTATCTATTAaaagtattttagtcattttaatttgaaactattaattttttatcgacgttagatggtgtgggtacatatgcaaaaataaggataatAAAAAtaggtagaatagcaaaacaaatgtGTTATCACAAATATCAATTGGGAgagtatttatgcaaaattcgaCATTTAggaaggtattcatgcaaaaaataaaaatccttaaaattatatagaaatataaaattatataattaatgaAAAGGGGCAAGAAAAAGACAAGGGGGCTGACCGGAGACGCGGACGAAGGCCACCTGAAGCCGGGGCTCGGCGGAGAGTGCGAGGCGGCCGAGCCTCGCCGCTGCCCCCCACCGCGCCACTGCCTCCGCTGCCGCCCCGCTCTGCGCCATCTTCTGAGCCAGCCACAGCGACTCTGCCGCCAGCTTCTCCGCCGACCCGGCCCTGCCGACGCCCGCCACCTCCCACTCCTCCGGCACCGACGCTGCCTCGGCAAACCGCCTCATCCCGGACTTGACCGCCCCGAATATCACGTCCAGCGACCGATCCGCTGGGGATGCTGCGGAGACTGCGGCGGCAGTGGCGGCCTCGAGGAGACGGAGGGTGCGGCGGAAGGCGGCGGAGAGGGCGTCGTGGTTGAGCTCGTCGAGGCCGGCGCCGGCGCCGAGGCGGAGGTTGTCGTCGAGGAACCGCTCGGCGAGGGAGCGGACAAGATCGTACTTGCGGGAGGCGACGGGGACGCGGGCGACGAGGGAGAGGACGTGAGCGAGGGCGCGGGCGGGGGCGCTCGTGCCTTCTGTGGCGGCGTCGGCGGCGGGGGAGGAGGAATATAGGTGGGagacggcgggggagagggggagaaggaggagggagaggagtacgtggagggagaggaggaggaagcggcggaggaggtggaggaagcGACCGccagggaggaagaggaggggggagggcgGCGGCAGGGCGACGGAGGGGGTGGCGATTTTGGAGGAGAGAAGGCCGGTGGTGATCGCCGTTACGGTTTCCATGGAGGTGGCGGTGGCGCCTTTGAATTTCTCCTCTCCGCGGTCCATCAGGGGAAAGAGAGAAGCAGAGGAAGGGACGCGCatcttaatggatatctttCGCCTCCAGAATGAGGTTTGCTCCGGTCTCCACACAGACTCGAAGCAAAAGGCACCGAAAAGGATTTGATTTTGCCCCGAAGGCCAAAGGACGGGTAACAATGTCCGAAATATATTTACTAAAATTTCTGAACCAGATCTACTACTATAATGTCCGAAATATATCTACTACTTGCATACAATCCATGCGATATACcgagtattttttttattttttggttatgtttgaaatataatATAGCATAAAAATGCTATGTTTGGAATTACAAAAACTTTTATGAGAAAATTGATGTGCAAagttgattttaaaaaaaaatatttaataaaaaattatgcaaAATGATAACTGTTATTAACAATGTGTTATAGGAGATTCATAtatctaaaatatatttttttatcaagaGGAAGGAATTCTGTGTGTGCATGCGGGTATGCGATAtaccaatttttcttttttagttattttggaaatataatataaaagattcatatatcaaaaatattttttttactatCAAGAATAGAGAACCATATTAACTAAGAAATCTACTTACTAAATAAAGAATCATATTAATAATTATTAATGTGGTCCAAAATAAAGAatcatattaaataaaaattctacttATGGTCCAAAATAACGaattatactaataatattATCAATATGGGCATCTACGTGAGCTTAGCATAATTTGAGCCTCCATTTTAGTTATACACTAACATATAGCCCGTATGACATATTTTTCTCATTTGAGCCTTCATTTTAGTTATATACTAGTATATAACACACGCTATATGTGGGATATactttttctcatttttttaacCATATGTGAGATGTGATATAAtagtataataaattataataaatagaaggcTTCACTAACTAAATTTCTATTATATATTAAGCAATGAACTTTAATAATTATCGAGTATAAATTCTTGTCATTAATACTAATGTCATTAATATAGCATTCACCTGGTGAATGCAGAACTCCATCCAAACCGAGTCTCCCTGCAAAAATTTCCATCATTGATATTAGCCATTGACAATACTTGGACTATGGTTCTTTACTCCTTTTTCcaactattttaaaatataatataataatatgacaaatcataataaataaaaagctTTAATAGCTAAATTTCTATTGCATAATGAACTTTAGTAATAACCAGCCATATTAATATCAGTATCATTAACACCGGAGTTCATGTAGCAAATGAAAAGCTTTGCACAAGCTGAgcctttattttagatatatattataGAGAAGTGTATTCTAAACTCAAATTTGTTCCAACTTAATCATACTACATACAAGAATATGAAATTAATTTTAACGAATCTAAACAAACCGAGTCTCAAACTAGAACTAATAATTAACTTGATATATAGTGCATGAGTACTGCTCCTAATCACCAACAATATGCATACACATTTTAACTAGTCATATTTAAAATctctcctcttttctctcttgaaACTTATGTAGAAATGCTCCTCACCTTTCCTCACCACATCTTTGCCCATGCCCCAACATCAACtttgctcctctctctctctctctcactcactcactcactcactcactcactcacagacacacacacacacacatacatgtaCAGTTTCGACGCACATGGATAGTTTCTAATAACTTGTCTATCATCTAGGTTGTTCGACTTGGCTAAGTTAAAGATCAGTATTATTTTCTTATATACAAATATGCACCTTTtgtattatatatttaatgaatacaaaataaataattaggCTACATATAAATAGGTACTCTAGGGTGCTAAAATGGACTCGGTCCAAAAATCTAATCTAATTTGATTGGATCCTCATTGTGCTAGTTTGTAAATAGGTCTTCTAATTAAAATTTATGGGTCAACTTTTTTTGATTGGAAAACATACTAGCTGCAA
Coding sequences within it:
- the LOC103707937 gene encoding uncharacterized protein LOC103707937; this translates as MRVPSSASLFPLMDRGEEKFKGATATSMETVTAITTGLLSSKIATPSVALPPPSPLLFLPGGRFLHLLRRFLLLSLHVLLSLLLLPLSPAVSHLYSSSPAADAATEGTSAPARALAHVLSLVARVPVASRKYDLVRSLAERFLDDNLRLGAGAGLDELNHDALSAAFRRTLRLLEAATAAAVSAASPADRSLDVIFGAVKSGMRRFAEAASVPEEWEVAGVGRAGSAEKLAAESLWLAQKMAQSGAAAEAVARWGAAARLGRLALSAEPRLQVAFVRVSAFLFKHAKSKEMEEWKGEDEDGSVANCQMAMLTSWLPLLCHASNGTDTPIMSSGERAEMVMVLEEMIKKLGWEQQEEVMALWLHHFMSCPDSDWPNLESCYIRWYSESRKLLLK
- the LOC103707938 gene encoding 5'-adenylylsulfate reductase-like 3 — encoded protein: MAWKAAAASALLVLFLTVVGPAAATVCPRVSAGESILGRPDACSPLDAPVLGGELIGVVEGGEAVLLRALNLVYRNKEDYVAVLFYASWCPFSKILRPNFQVLSSLFPTIRHFAFEESVIRPSILSRYGVHGFPTLFLLNSTMRVRYHGSRTINSLVAFHNGVTGANPASLYPIHLEKTVDPSNDTELKEGNEQENCPFSWARSPEKLLQQDTYLALASTFVILRLLYVLLPKLNACVKRAWGRHMWYASLTGLQDRLLAYLEQAKQGFNRLNPCKRGNLQVGAMNARAWASKSLASVSIGEPSSGRSHSVGNRR